A stretch of the Equus caballus isolate H_3958 breed thoroughbred chromosome X, TB-T2T, whole genome shotgun sequence genome encodes the following:
- the NAP1L3 gene encoding nucleosome assembly protein 1-like 3, with amino-acid sequence MAEADLKVVSEPAAQGFAEEMMANSSSDTGEESDSSSSSRSTSGSSSSRGRLYRKKRVSGPSRRVRRAPSGKNFLDRLPPAVRDRVQALRNIQDECDKVDAQFLKAIHDLERKYAELSKPLYDRRFQIINAEYEPTEEECEWNSEDEVFSSDEEVQEDSPSEMPALEGEEEDDPQEKPEETPGENEVPNDIPEAKTEEKAESKDFLEGKPGVKEDPKEVPQAMSGSKEQPKATEAKARTGVKEAPKRVPEVRPQERVNLKRARKGKPKNEDPKGIPDYWLTVLKNVDKLGPMIQKYDEPILKFLSDVSLKFSKPGQPISYTFEFCFLPNPYFRDEVLTKTYIIKSKPDHDDPFFSWGWEIQDCKGCKIDWRRGKDVTVTTTQSHRAATGEIEMQPRVVSTASFFNFFSPPEIPQIGKLEPREDAILDEDFEIGQILHDNVILKSVYYYTGEVNGTYVDGKHYRNRKYRK; translated from the coding sequence ATGGCAGAAGCGGATCTTAAGGTGGTCTCGGAACCTGCCGCGCAGGGGTTTGCTGAAGAGATGATGGCTAACTCCTCTAGCGATACTGGGGAAGAGTCTGACAGCAGTAGCTCGAGCAGAAGCACTAGTGGCAGCAGCAGTAGCCGCGGCCGCTTATATAGAAAGAAGAGGGTATCTGGGCCTTCCAGAAGGGTGCGACGGGCTCCGTCGGGTAAAAATTTCTTGGATCGGCTGCCCCCGGCAGTTAGAGATCGTGTGCAGGCGCTCCGAAATATTCAAGATGAATGTGACAAGGTAGACGCTCAGTTCTTAAAGGCAATTCACGATCTCGAAAGAAAGTATGCAGAACTCAGTAAGCCTCTCTATGATCGGCGATTTCAAATCATCAATGCAGAATATGAACCTACAGAAGAAGAATGTGAGTGGAATTCGGAGGATGAGGTGTTCAGCAGTGACGAGGAGGTGCAGGAAGACAGCCCTAGTGAAATGCCTGCCTTAGAAGGTGAGGAAGAAGACGACCCTCAAGAAAAACCCGAAGAAACGCCTGGAGAAAATGAGGTTCCTAACGACATTCCTGAggcaaagactgaagaaaaagcaGAGTCTAAAGATTTTCTGGAGGGAAAGCCTGGAGTAAAAGAAGATCCTAAAGAAGTCCCCCAGGCAATGTCAGGAAGCAAAGAACAGCCTAAGGCAACAGAGGCTAAGGCAAGGACTGGAGTGAAAGAGGCTCCTAAAAGAGTTCCTGAAGTCAGGCCTCAAGAAAGAGTGAATCTTAAAAGAGCTCGGAAGGGAAAGCCTAAAAACGAAGATCCTAAAGGCATTCCTGACTACTGGCTGACTGTTTTAAAGAATGTTGACAAGCTCGGGCCCATGATTCAGAAGTATGACGAGCCTATTCTGAAGTTCTTGTCAGATGTTAGCCTGAAGTTCTCAAAACCTGGCCAGCCTATAAGTTAcacatttgaattttgttttctaccCAATCCGTACTTCAGAGATGAGGTGCTGACCAAGACATATATAATAAAGTCGAAACCAGATCACGATGATCCCTTCTTCTCTTGGGGATGGGAAATCCAAGATTGCAAAGGCTGTAAGATAGactggaggagaggaaaagatgtTACCGTGACAACCACCCAGAGTCACAGAGCTGCTACTGGAGAAATTGAAATGCAGCCAAGAGTGGTTTCTACTGCAtcattcttcaatttctttagcCCTCCTGAGATTCCCCAAATCGGAAAGCTAGAACCACGAGAAGATGCTATCCTTGATGAGGACTTTGAAATTGGTCAAATTTTACATGATAATGTCATCTTGAAATCAGTCTATTACTATACAGGAGAAGTCAACGGTACCTATGTTGATGGTAAAcattacagaaacagaaaatatcgaaaataa